The Osmia lignaria lignaria isolate PbOS001 chromosome 14, iyOsmLign1, whole genome shotgun sequence genome has a window encoding:
- the LOC117605751 gene encoding uncharacterized protein LOC117605751, whose product MDFNEDDRAVEMEARMLAPLEWESTANCKIIDLREPLYNEVLRLIKRHFFREEPMCKASSFLQDQPSVKEYLELVHTWIKDTTSLIATSLISGRVVGVAVMRIDNEADKTNTYNRVQDLHGESLKKIMHLRNTLIQQTNPHKQFAQKEYVTIYILYVHPSYQQRGVEVALLNGCVQAAVALKMPAIGGIFTCGMSQSKAQSVGFQLLSEIRYSQWIVNDRVIFDDPGRGNYSAAFMGKTIPLK is encoded by the exons ATGGACTTCAACGAAGACGATCGTGCGGTCGAGATGGAAGCGCGAATGCTGGCTCCCCTCGAATGGGAATCAACGGCGAATTGCAAGATAATCGACCTAAGGGAACCACTGTACAACGAAGTGTTACGTTTGATCAAA CGTCATTTCTTTCGCGAGGAACCAATGTGCAAGGCGTCCTCGTTCCTGCAGGACCAGCCATCCGTAAAGGAATACCTGGAGCTTGTGCATACGTGGATAAAGGACACCACGAGCCTGATCGCCACTAGCCTGATATCCGGTCGCGTGGTCGGTGTCGCAGTCATGAGGATCGACAACGAGGCAGATAAAACGAACACTTATAATCGCGTGCAG GACCTGCATGGCGAAAGTCTCAAGAAGATTATGCACTTGAGGAACACCTTGATCCAACAAACAAATCCGCACAAGCAATTCGCTCAGAAGGAGTACGTCACTATTTACATTCTCTACGTGCACCCGTCTTATCAACAGAGAGGAGTTGAAGTTGCACTTCTGAACGGTTGCGTGCAAGCAGCAGTCGCGTTAAAAATGCCAGCGATCGGAGGTATTTTCACTTGCGGCATGAGTCAATCGAAGGCACAGAGCGTGGGCTTTCAACTTCTCTCGGAAATACGTTACAGTCAGTGGATCGTCAACGATCGAGTCATCTTCGACGATCCAGGAAGAGGAAATTACTCGGCTGCCTTTATGGGCAAGACAATACCGCTCAAGTAA
- the LOC117605750 gene encoding uncharacterized protein LOC117605750 — MNNSNHNTGRKKSSIKHSDLFVLSQQIVDIRRQRLYQNYRSADATVVWERISHSYRIVDLQLDRFIQSLRFVLVHYCQTEPLAQVVGLYDDGVSMRSLLHQIFDKMSENLSFCALEDGTCELVGVLVASMFDKTRCKFALEYPGDGLRQITIMRDYAITKAMFYEIMGAEKPVRIDILCVRSDHQRKGIATALLRSCLARISGFASVCVGEFTSGASQTIAQRLQFEVLCELPYENMEAEGHRYQIFKDCYPENYSIACMAVKILPPPPRYQPSIKSVSLHTQKPKKRKKTRKKK; from the exons atgaataattcgaATCACAATACGGGGCGTAAGAAAAGCTCGATCAAGCACTctgatttatttgttttaaGTCAACAAATAGTGGATATCAGGAgacaacgattgtatcagaattACAGAAGTGCGGATGCCACTGtggtgtgggaacgaatatcccATAGTTATCGAATCGTCGACCTTCAATTGGACAGATTTATCCAATCTTTACGCTTTGTTCTA GTCCATTATTGTCAAACTGAGCCACTGGCTCAAGTTGTGGGTTTGTACGACGATGGTGTATCAATGAGATCCCTTCTCCATCAGATTTTCGATAAAATGTCTGAAAATTTGAGCTTTTGCGCTCTTGAAGATGGAACTTGTGAACTCGTGGGTGTGCTCGTTGCCTCTATGTTCGATAAGACTCGATGCAAATTCGCATTAGAG TATCCTGGAGACGGACTTAGGCAAATAACGATAATGCGAGATTATGCCATTACCAAGGCAATGTTTTACGAAATTATGGGCGCGGAGAAACCGGTGCGTATTGACATTCTTTGCGTAAGGTCTGATCATCAGAGAAAAGGCATTGCTACCGCGTTGTTACGTTCCTGTCTTGCTCGAATCAGTGGTTTCGCGTCTGTTTGTGTCGGGGAATTCACTTCCGGTGCTTCTCAAACGATCG CTCAAAGATTACAGTTCGAGGTACTCTGCGAATTACCATATGAAAACATGGAGGCTGAAGGACACAGGTACCAAATTTTCAAAGATTGCTATCCTGAGAATTATTCCATCGCTTGTATGGCTGTGAAAATATTGCCACCACCACCACGATATCAGCCATCGATAAAGTCTGTCTCTCTGCATACACAGAAGCCGAAGAAGCGCAAGAAgaccaggaagaagaaatag